The window TGGTGGATCGTATGTGAAATTTACAGAGCGACTTCACAAGCATACACGGACAGCCAGTGGTGAGCAGAGTTCACGCATCAACATGTTTCAAACTCTGcgaattttaaattaatttatttatgacATCATATTATAAACAACAGctgtttgtaaataaaatagcaGACTGGCAGAGCACCAAACCTAACCACGCTAACCTAACAATAACTCCATTGCTTAAGTTAtaattgaagaaacaaaaatgtgaaaagatTGCAAAAATAATATGTGCTTTGTCATTGTTTGTATTCTTCCCTGATGCTTCCTAACTTAACATCTGTTATTAAATTGTTGTGTATGGTACCATCATCCTCAAACCTGCATACTGAAATATTTACTATACTGGGAAAGCTCTGTGTGTAGTAGTACTCCCTAAAACGATGAGGTTTGTTCCTCTATCGTCTAGTCTCCACAAACGATAGCGGAATGAGCCTTATTGTTCTAGGAGTTGTCTATGTATGTGTGTATAGTTCGAATACAATTTCTCTCTTCCTTTATGTCAATGTTTAAAACTAACGTAAATAATAAAcgatcaattttttttctttttttccagctCCCAATGAGTTGAACCGACCGACCATGACAACTTCTCAAGTACCAGGATGGTGGAGCCAAAAAGACAGTCCGATCAGTCAAAGGGAACCATGGACGTACACACCAAGGAGAGTTATGGTCAACAGTGAAATGACAAGGTCTCTGTCACAACTAGAACTCTTCAcatggcaaaacagcctaaaggcccggtcccactgcagcgctaacgagaacgataacgataacgacgcaaaaagaacacattctattggttgaataagcgtgtgtgtattctgcgtggagcaattcaaccaatagaatgcgttctatTTGTATCGTTAccgttatcgtttttgttacTCGGCCTTAACTCAAAAATATAAGAAAAGGAAGTTCAAAGAAAGGCCTGTATGCATCGTTTTGAAAGAGCAAGAGTACcaacatttctactggagcatttcatgggcactaaggcaatgaccagggggcatggaggcaatcgcctttgttgcctccatgaagaatCAGGCCTGCGATTGAAAGTGTAAAAGTGTAAAAGAGTCATATCAtagtactagtcctaagttaggactatctttgtgaaattgaccgctggacactttgtaccttttgCAAGATACGAAGTGACGGACATCCTTATGAACAAGGTTTGGGTCATTGACCgctggacactttgtacctttcGCAAGATACGAAGTGACGGACATCCTTATGAACAAGGTTTGGGTACTCCCTATATGTACCAAGaagttattgacaaaaaaattatttcatcgagtTACTgtgaaactaaaataatggtTGTTCCCAAATCTTGCTCATCAAGATAAAAGCAAATACATTTATCAAAGACGtcaacaaagaaagaaagaacagCTTAAATTTAACGTTATGACTTTAATCAAAGTAAATTATCCACAACAGCAAACGTTTTCCTTTCTAATTCAATTTTTCTATCTCTTTTTCAGATTTGTAAATGAAATGAGTTTGACCAACAGAGAATTCTCGCTCTTCTAGTCTTCTATGATTGCCGCTGAAGCAAGATGACACTCAGATTCGGGCCTTCAAATTCACTTCTCATACTTTCATCATGGGGTGGGTTGGTGCAGCAATATACAGCCTGTTACAAACCTACTCAATGTTTGTgctaggcctggaatttcatctttaagagggcaaggccatttttgattttgcagagggcacttccattggaaaatcttaaagtctatgggaaacttttgaacaTTTAAGCATTGGTATTATTGAgggcaccagggccaagactagggcaacagaggccatggtctccgtGAAATTCTAGGCCTGGGGTGCGTTTTTGCGGTCGTTACCAATAACCGTTTCGGTTGAGTTGCCCATTGGTTAAGCACTGGccaatgaccgaaacagttattggttacgaccgccaaatcGCATTCCGtttacaggtttgctattttatcaTATATAAATTGTATACGGCTGATCACCCAAAACATGACCACCGTCTGCTATCATTTTGTCAGCTCTGTCAATCctgggttgatttcacaaagagtttagactaGACTTATCTTGAGTTGGgtcgagttactcgtccaaacttatgactagccttaaagccattatacactttcagaacagaaaaaaaaataaaagttcacagatttacaaataacctacagggtttacagaaggtaatggtaaaagacttctcttgaaatatttttccatgaaatgctttactttttgagaaaacattaaaacaattatcaattctcgacatcgagaattacggattatagtaaacccatgtcatgacacggtgaaacgtgcggaaacaagggtgggttttcccgttattttctcccgactccgatgaccgattgagcctaaattttcacaggtttgttattttatatacaagttgtgatacacgaagtgtgggcctttggacaatactgtttactgaaagtgtccaatggctttaagttttcaacatctcctaggactcgtcctaactctttgttaaatcgactCCCTGTACCTTTAAAGTCTGTGTGAGACTTAGGAACAATTTTTAGTTTACATACATTTACACAATGCTGTAAAGCTGGTGAAGTCGTTGAACGATGTCAAACTTCTTAACCATTTCTATTGTCTTGATCTTCCTCTTACACTTTGAAATttactgatgtttttttttatcatgacatAAAACTTCTACCAGACTGGCTCAGTTCATTActttaatattattgtaaacaaataaacagtaaCAACAGTTTGTAtctggttaaacaaaaaatgattgtgaattttttttttattcccacTTCCATGCTTGGTAATGTCCGGTAAAATTGC of the Asterias rubens chromosome 3, eAstRub1.3, whole genome shotgun sequence genome contains:
- the LOC117288363 gene encoding testis-expressed protein 49-like; this encodes MSHFNLTHLGYQDPIREKVLQPNPDYRYQLVQDIPKGSYVTFRPPTSKLPPIDMHKYNKVIKPGSYEEHGGSYVKFTERLHKHTRTASAPNELNRPTMTTSQVPGWWSQKDSPISQREPWTYTPRRVMVNSEMTRFVNEMSLTNREFSLF